One genomic region from Kineobactrum salinum encodes:
- the ectA gene encoding diaminobutyrate acetyltransferase produces the protein MASQLVLRPPRDNDGMAVHRLIEACPPLDVNSAYCNLLQCSHFSSTSVIAELDGTVVGFISGYRVPQQPRTLFIWQVAVSEEGRGQGLAGRMLAHILDRDGNSDIDYLETTITRDNDASWALFEGLARKRGAEVRQSVMFDRELHFERSHDTEMLVRIGPLPRPALRAVAH, from the coding sequence ATGGCAAGCCAACTGGTTCTCCGACCTCCCCGCGACAATGACGGCATGGCGGTCCATCGTCTGATCGAGGCATGCCCGCCGCTGGACGTGAATTCGGCCTACTGTAATCTGCTGCAGTGCAGCCATTTCTCGTCGACCTCCGTGATTGCCGAACTCGACGGCACGGTGGTGGGGTTTATCTCCGGTTACCGGGTGCCGCAACAGCCCCGCACTCTCTTTATCTGGCAGGTGGCGGTCAGCGAAGAAGGCCGCGGCCAGGGTCTGGCCGGGCGTATGCTGGCCCATATCCTGGACCGCGACGGCAACAGCGATATCGACTACCTGGAAACCACCATTACCCGGGACAACGATGCGTCCTGGGCCCTGTTCGAGGGGCTGGCACGCAAGCGCGGTGCCGAGGTCCGGCAATCAGTCATGTTTGACCGCGAGCTGCACTTCGAGCGCAGCCATGATACCGAGATGCTGGTTCGCATCGGGCCGCTGCCGCGACCGGCGCTGCGGGCTGTTGCCCACTGA
- a CDS encoding BolA family protein, with protein sequence MSIQHSIQHSIQRQLETALAPLHLDVANESHMHSVPPDSETHFRVVVVSELFAGERKVARHQRVYQLLAEQLQGPVHALALHTYSPDEWRERATAVPASPDCLGGSKTDRAG encoded by the coding sequence ATGTCAATCCAGCATTCCATCCAGCATTCCATCCAGCGGCAACTCGAGACGGCCCTGGCCCCTCTACATCTGGATGTGGCCAACGAGAGCCATATGCACAGTGTCCCCCCCGATTCGGAAACCCACTTCCGGGTGGTGGTGGTGAGTGAACTGTTCGCCGGCGAGCGCAAGGTGGCGCGCCACCAGCGGGTCTACCAGCTGCTGGCGGAACAGTTGCAGGGACCGGTACACGCGCTGGCCCTGCACACCTATTCACCGGATGAGTGGCGCGAGCGGGCAACCGCCGTACCGGCCTCACCCGATTGCCTGGGCGGCAGCAAGACGGACAGGGCGGGCTGA
- a CDS encoding MarR family winged helix-turn-helix transcriptional regulator, producing the protein MSELPQVVCMDQETRLQEDDHHSIKLWLRLLTCSSLIESRLRSALREEFDTTLPRFDFMAQLERVPEGLTMGDLSRRMMVSGGNVSGIAAQLVGEGLVDRSPVPDNRRTFMVKLTPKGRRSFRKMAQQHEQWIIKLLGHLELSEVEQLMVLLDRVKRGL; encoded by the coding sequence ATGAGCGAGCTGCCACAAGTGGTCTGTATGGATCAGGAAACCCGTCTGCAAGAGGACGACCACCACTCTATCAAGCTTTGGCTGCGGCTGCTGACCTGTTCCAGCCTTATAGAGTCGCGCCTGCGCAGCGCATTGCGGGAGGAATTTGACACCACGCTGCCCAGGTTTGATTTCATGGCCCAGTTGGAGCGGGTGCCGGAGGGCCTGACCATGGGGGATCTGTCGCGGCGGATGATGGTGTCGGGGGGCAATGTCTCCGGTATCGCCGCGCAACTGGTGGGTGAAGGCCTGGTGGACCGCAGTCCGGTACCGGACAACCGGCGCACCTTCATGGTCAAGCTGACGCCCAAGGGCCGACGCAGTTTCCGCAAGATGGCACAGCAGCACGAGCAGTGGATCATCAAGCTGCTGGGTCATCTTGAGCTGAGTGAGGTGGAGCAGCTGATGGTCTTGCTCGATCGGGTGAAACGGGGCTTGTAG
- a CDS encoding trypsin-like serine peptidase — protein MASTGSRPIDTPCALLWSTLALMTLLVPVSHGAADDTRLRYSRASPSWLQAVGTLRVPGLKLRDGYPRHHTEHCSATLVGGDADSANTIVTAWHCLEFYRDLSHRIVFTLLPATDQAIAIEALLLADGGGMPADWAVLRLRQAVPASQVRALRPHPGQPDPDRPIIMAGYSRDAGIGASGTALSYDPDCRITGAGDRVSRDSNCRAHKGASGGAVIQLSPGGEPLLSGVVSEGDGAGISRFVPVSVFRRNLPGRVTAAPHGD, from the coding sequence ATGGCATCAACCGGCTCGCGTCCTATTGACACTCCCTGCGCCCTGCTCTGGTCCACCCTGGCGCTGATGACCCTCCTCGTCCCGGTGAGTCACGGGGCCGCCGACGACACCCGGCTGCGCTACTCCCGGGCATCACCTTCGTGGCTGCAGGCAGTGGGGACGCTGCGTGTTCCGGGTCTGAAACTTCGCGATGGCTACCCCCGGCACCACACCGAGCACTGCAGCGCCACACTGGTCGGCGGCGACGCGGACAGCGCCAATACCATTGTCACCGCCTGGCACTGCCTGGAGTTCTACCGGGATCTGAGCCATCGCATTGTTTTCACGCTGCTGCCCGCGACCGACCAAGCAATAGCCATCGAGGCCCTGTTGCTGGCCGATGGCGGGGGTATGCCCGCCGACTGGGCGGTACTGCGTCTGCGGCAAGCGGTGCCCGCCTCACAGGTGCGCGCGCTGCGGCCGCATCCTGGACAGCCCGATCCGGACAGGCCGATCATCATGGCGGGGTATTCACGGGACGCGGGGATCGGCGCCAGCGGCACGGCGCTCAGCTATGATCCGGACTGCCGGATTACCGGGGCGGGCGACCGTGTCAGCCGCGACAGCAATTGCCGGGCGCACAAGGGCGCCTCCGGCGGCGCGGTGATTCAGTTGTCGCCTGGCGGCGAACCGCTGTTGAGCGGAGTCGTGTCGGAGGGCGATGGCGCCGGCATCAGCCGTTTTGTGCCGGTATCGGTGTTTCGCAGAAACCTGCCTGGCAGGGTAACCGCCGCCCCGCACGGCGATTGA
- a CDS encoding aspartate kinase, whose protein sequence is MNKHTVEKIGGTSMSNYAAVRDSIVFGQRNGDTPYQRAFVVSAYGGMTDKLLERKKDGKPGVYGMFASSFKDRSWEEALEVVRADMYAVNTSLFTGPEGLQEANRFIGERLDNAAKCLNDLHSLCGHGHFSVDDHLVTVREMLSSVGEAHSAWNMARLLQYDGINARFVDLTGWQSTETLTLDDCIRQQFANIDLDSELPVVTGYAHCSEGLITNFDRGYSEMTFSRIAVLTGAREAVIHKEFHLSSADPRLVGEDNAVPIGRTNYDVADQLANLGMEAIHPKAAKGLRQNGIPLRVKNTFEPEHAGTLITGDYISDTACVEIIAGCRGVYALELFDQDMAGIVGRYDTEILRVIQRFKAHVVAKDINANTVTHYLDTNLKTVKRIKTALAEIYPEAEIRQQKVAIVSAIGSDMQVPGILARTVGALSKHDVSVLAIHQSMRQVDMQFVVNDHDYDMAIKSLHASLVEPHDHGRAICLAS, encoded by the coding sequence GTGAACAAACACACAGTAGAAAAGATCGGCGGCACGTCGATGAGCAATTATGCCGCGGTCAGGGACAGCATTGTTTTTGGCCAGCGCAACGGGGACACGCCTTATCAGCGGGCCTTTGTGGTGTCCGCCTACGGTGGCATGACCGACAAGTTGCTGGAGCGCAAGAAGGATGGCAAGCCGGGCGTCTATGGGATGTTCGCCAGCAGTTTCAAGGACCGGAGCTGGGAAGAGGCCCTGGAGGTGGTGCGTGCGGACATGTACGCAGTCAACACCAGCCTGTTCACCGGCCCGGAAGGCCTGCAGGAGGCGAACCGCTTCATAGGGGAGCGCCTGGACAATGCCGCCAAGTGCCTCAATGACCTGCACAGCCTCTGTGGCCATGGCCACTTTTCGGTGGACGACCACCTGGTCACCGTGCGCGAGATGTTGTCCAGTGTGGGCGAAGCGCACAGCGCCTGGAATATGGCCAGGCTGCTGCAGTACGACGGCATCAACGCGCGTTTTGTCGATCTCACCGGCTGGCAGTCGACCGAGACCCTGACGCTGGATGATTGCATCCGGCAGCAATTTGCCAACATCGACCTGGACTCCGAACTGCCGGTGGTAACCGGTTATGCGCATTGCAGCGAAGGCCTGATCACCAACTTCGACCGCGGTTACAGCGAGATGACCTTCAGCAGGATCGCTGTACTCACCGGTGCCCGGGAGGCGGTGATCCACAAGGAGTTTCACCTGAGCAGTGCTGACCCCAGACTGGTTGGGGAGGATAACGCGGTCCCCATCGGGCGCACCAACTACGATGTCGCCGACCAATTGGCCAACCTCGGGATGGAGGCAATACATCCCAAGGCGGCAAAGGGCCTGCGCCAGAACGGTATTCCCCTGCGGGTCAAGAACACCTTCGAGCCGGAGCACGCCGGCACCCTTATCACCGGCGATTACATCAGCGATACAGCCTGTGTCGAAATCATTGCCGGTTGCCGCGGGGTCTACGCGCTGGAATTGTTTGACCAGGACATGGCGGGCATCGTCGGTCGCTACGATACTGAGATACTGCGCGTGATTCAGCGCTTCAAGGCCCATGTCGTGGCCAAGGACATCAATGCCAATACCGTGACCCACTACCTCGACACCAACCTGAAGACCGTCAAGCGGATCAAGACTGCGTTGGCGGAGATTTATCCAGAAGCGGAAATCAGGCAGCAGAAGGTGGCGATCGTCTCCGCGATAGGCAGCGATATGCAAGTGCCTGGTATCCTGGCCCGCACGGTCGGCGCGCTGTCGAAGCACGACGTCAGCGTATTGGCCATTCATCAGTCCATGCGGCAGGTGGATATGCAGTTCGTGGTCAACGACCACGACTATGACATGGCGATCAAAAGCCTGCACGCCTCGCTGGTGGAACCGCACGATCACGGCCGGGCGATCTGCCTCGCGTCCTGA
- a CDS encoding ectoine synthase, with amino-acid sequence MIVRDLETAAGEGRKIVDPGGNWDSTRLLLRDDNMGFSFHITTIYAGADFRMHYQNHLESVYCMSGEGEVETLADGKRYPIKPGTIYILDQHDEHMLRATSEMKMACVFNPPLHGKEVHNADGAYELTAETVTA; translated from the coding sequence ATGATCGTAAGAGACCTGGAAACCGCTGCCGGCGAAGGCCGCAAGATTGTTGATCCCGGTGGTAATTGGGACAGCACCCGCCTGCTGCTGCGCGATGACAATATGGGCTTTTCGTTCCATATTACGACGATATATGCAGGCGCGGATTTCCGCATGCACTACCAGAATCATCTGGAGTCGGTCTACTGCATGTCCGGAGAAGGTGAGGTTGAAACCCTGGCGGATGGCAAACGCTATCCGATCAAACCGGGCACGATCTACATTCTGGACCAGCACGATGAGCATATGCTGCGTGCGACCAGCGAGATGAAGATGGCCTGTGTCTTCAATCCGCCGTTGCATGGCAAGGAAGTCCACAATGCCGACGGTGCCTACGAGCTTACAGCCGAAACGGTGACGGCCTGA
- the ectB gene encoding diaminobutyrate--2-oxoglutarate transaminase codes for MKIFEEIESEVQSYARTFPRVFHRAKGEFLYDEEGHEYLDFLAGAGTLNYGHNNPAFKRKLIAYIEEDGISHGLDLHTRAKAEFLDTFNEKILKPRGLEFVMQFTGPTGTNAVEAALKLARNITGRENIISFTNGFHGVSLGSLATTGNSHHRGAAGVSLNGSSRMPYDGYLGDEVDTTAYLDKVLSDSSSGVDLPAAVVVETVQGEGGINAASFEWLRNLEAVCRKHDVLLIVDDIQAGCGRTGAYFSFEEAGISPDIVTMSKSLSGYGLPFAVVLIKPGLDQWKPGEHNGTFRGNNMAFVTATAAINEYWSDDSFAQQVQAKGRYISKRLEAIVEKYGEGNFTTRGRGMFQGINCVNGEIAGKITRKAFQKGLMIETSGADNHVVKFLCPLTISDENLKRGIDIVEQAVAETCAAQGSIPEEVDYFEEDYSVSDDDKFSKAV; via the coding sequence ATGAAAATTTTTGAAGAAATCGAATCGGAAGTACAAAGCTATGCCCGCACTTTTCCGCGTGTTTTTCACCGCGCCAAGGGCGAGTTTCTCTATGACGAGGAAGGCCATGAATACCTGGACTTCCTGGCCGGAGCAGGAACACTGAACTATGGCCACAATAATCCGGCCTTCAAGCGAAAGTTGATCGCCTATATCGAAGAAGACGGCATCAGCCACGGCCTTGATCTCCATACCCGGGCCAAGGCCGAGTTTCTCGACACCTTCAATGAGAAGATCCTGAAGCCGCGTGGTCTTGAGTTCGTGATGCAATTCACCGGCCCCACCGGTACCAACGCAGTTGAGGCTGCCCTGAAGCTGGCCCGCAACATAACCGGGCGCGAGAACATTATCTCCTTCACCAATGGTTTCCACGGCGTAAGTCTGGGTTCGCTGGCCACTACCGGCAACTCACACCACCGCGGAGCCGCGGGAGTCAGCCTTAATGGCAGCAGCCGCATGCCCTATGACGGCTATCTCGGCGATGAGGTGGACACCACGGCCTATCTGGACAAGGTGCTTTCCGACTCCAGCAGCGGGGTCGATCTCCCGGCCGCGGTAGTGGTCGAAACAGTGCAGGGCGAGGGCGGCATCAACGCGGCCAGCTTCGAGTGGCTGCGCAACCTGGAGGCAGTATGCCGCAAGCACGACGTGTTGTTGATAGTGGATGACATCCAGGCCGGTTGTGGCCGCACTGGCGCCTACTTCAGTTTTGAGGAAGCGGGCATCTCACCCGACATCGTGACCATGTCGAAGTCCCTGAGCGGCTACGGACTGCCGTTTGCAGTGGTACTGATAAAGCCCGGGCTGGACCAGTGGAAGCCCGGCGAGCACAACGGTACCTTCCGCGGCAACAACATGGCTTTTGTAACTGCGACTGCGGCGATCAACGAATACTGGTCGGACGACAGTTTCGCCCAGCAAGTGCAGGCCAAGGGACGCTATATTTCCAAGCGCCTGGAAGCCATTGTTGAAAAATACGGTGAGGGCAACTTCACTACCCGCGGCCGCGGCATGTTCCAGGGCATCAACTGTGTCAACGGCGAAATCGCAGGCAAGATTACCCGCAAGGCTTTTCAGAAAGGCCTGATGATTGAAACCAGCGGCGCCGACAACCATGTGGTCAAGTTTCTGTGCCCGCTGACGATCTCTGATGAAAACCTGAAACGGGGCATCGACATCGTGGAACAGGCTGTAGCTGAAACCTGTGCCGCGCAGGGCAGTATTCCCGAAGAAGTAGACTACTTCGAGGAGGACTACAGCGTCTCGGACGACGACAAATTCAGCAAGGCAGTGTGA
- a CDS encoding bifunctional salicylyl-CoA 5-hydroxylase/oxidoreductase translates to MKIVCLGGGPAGLYLAISMKLRDPAHDVAVYERNRPDDTFGWGVVFSDQTVENLRANDPASAEKIVGEFIHWDMIDCFVKGELERSDGHGFIGLGRRRMLEILHQRCRELGVELHFEREFSPEEIDTTFADADVIVAADGLNSKIRNADLDTFACDIDVRPNKFVWLGTNQTFRDAFTFIFEETEHGWIWAHAYQFDETTSTFIVECNPDVYDALGFEHMSQDESAETCRRIFEKYLGGHPLLTNSAHIRGSAWINFPYVLCRNWVKNDRIVLIGDAAHTAHFSIGSGTKLGLEDAISLADHLTTDRSIPEALHAYQAEREIDALRLQNSARNAMIWFENAPRYIRAFDLKQFNYSMLTRSQRVSHENLRLRDREWLEGMEKHLAKRVLGPDFDEAVPPMFLPYTLRETELINRVVVSPMSMYSAVDGLPDDWHLVHYGALAKGGAGLVYTEMTDISPEARITPGCAGLWNDAQEASWKRIVDFVHNHTQAKFALQLGHAGAKGATKEPWNWDPAILDEPLPEDQQWPLVSASAIPYDSYSPVPQAITREQMTQVRQQFVESTLRAARAGFDVLELHAAHGYLISAFITPVLNKRDDEYGGSLENRLRYPLEVFRAMREVWPADRPMSVRISAHDWMGDEGNTEADALAIAQAFSDAGADIIDVSSGQVSHAAKPLPGRMFQTPLSDRIRNEGNIATMAVGNIYEVDHVNSIIAAGRADLVCLARPHLADPNWTLRASAEMGHRGIGVAEQRQYFMGYRQLHVNLQRARENAADQ, encoded by the coding sequence ATGAAAATCGTATGTCTGGGCGGAGGCCCCGCCGGTCTGTATCTGGCCATTTCCATGAAGCTGCGCGACCCAGCGCACGATGTCGCAGTGTACGAGCGCAATCGCCCCGACGACACCTTCGGCTGGGGTGTCGTGTTTTCGGATCAGACGGTAGAGAATCTGCGTGCCAATGATCCGGCCAGCGCCGAAAAAATCGTTGGCGAGTTCATCCACTGGGACATGATCGACTGTTTCGTCAAAGGCGAACTCGAACGTTCGGATGGCCACGGCTTCATTGGCCTGGGTCGCCGCCGGATGCTGGAGATCCTGCACCAGCGTTGCCGCGAGCTGGGCGTGGAGCTGCACTTTGAACGGGAATTCTCCCCTGAGGAGATCGATACCACCTTCGCCGATGCCGACGTGATCGTCGCCGCCGACGGCCTCAATTCCAAAATCCGCAATGCCGACCTGGACACCTTCGCCTGCGACATCGATGTGCGCCCCAACAAGTTCGTCTGGCTGGGCACCAACCAGACCTTCCGGGATGCCTTCACCTTCATCTTCGAGGAGACCGAACACGGCTGGATCTGGGCCCATGCCTACCAGTTCGACGAAACCACGTCCACGTTCATTGTCGAGTGCAACCCGGACGTCTACGACGCCCTGGGCTTTGAACACATGAGCCAAGACGAAAGTGCGGAAACCTGCCGCCGGATCTTCGAGAAGTATCTCGGTGGCCACCCGCTGCTGACCAACTCGGCCCATATCCGCGGCTCCGCCTGGATCAACTTCCCCTATGTACTGTGCCGCAACTGGGTCAAGAACGACCGCATCGTACTGATTGGCGACGCCGCCCACACCGCCCACTTCTCCATCGGCTCCGGCACCAAGCTGGGACTGGAAGACGCGATCTCGCTGGCCGATCACCTGACCACCGACCGCTCCATTCCCGAGGCCCTGCACGCCTATCAGGCGGAGCGCGAAATCGATGCCCTGCGGTTACAGAACAGCGCCCGCAACGCGATGATCTGGTTCGAAAATGCGCCCCGCTACATCCGCGCCTTCGACCTCAAGCAGTTCAACTACTCGATGCTGACCCGCAGCCAACGGGTCAGCCACGAGAACCTGCGCCTGCGCGACAGGGAATGGCTGGAGGGCATGGAAAAACACCTCGCCAAGCGTGTGCTGGGGCCCGATTTCGACGAGGCCGTACCGCCCATGTTTCTGCCCTACACCCTGCGCGAAACCGAGCTGATCAACCGCGTGGTGGTATCGCCGATGTCGATGTACAGCGCGGTGGATGGCCTGCCCGACGACTGGCACCTGGTGCACTATGGCGCGCTGGCCAAGGGCGGCGCCGGCCTGGTGTATACCGAGATGACGGATATCTCGCCGGAGGCCCGTATCACTCCCGGCTGCGCCGGGCTGTGGAACGATGCCCAGGAAGCGTCCTGGAAGCGGATCGTGGATTTCGTCCACAATCACACCCAGGCGAAGTTCGCACTGCAACTGGGCCACGCCGGTGCCAAGGGTGCGACCAAGGAACCCTGGAACTGGGACCCGGCGATTCTCGACGAGCCGCTGCCCGAAGACCAGCAGTGGCCTCTGGTGTCGGCCAGTGCGATTCCCTACGACAGCTACAGCCCGGTGCCCCAGGCCATCACCCGGGAACAGATGACGCAGGTCAGGCAGCAGTTTGTGGAATCCACCCTGCGCGCCGCGCGGGCGGGCTTCGATGTGCTGGAGTTGCACGCCGCCCACGGCTATCTGATTTCCGCCTTCATTACCCCGGTGCTCAACAAGCGCGATGACGAGTACGGCGGCAGCCTGGAAAACCGGCTGCGCTACCCACTGGAAGTGTTCCGCGCGATGCGCGAAGTGTGGCCCGCGGACCGGCCCATGTCAGTGCGCATATCAGCGCACGACTGGATGGGCGACGAGGGCAACACCGAGGCCGATGCGCTGGCCATCGCCCAGGCCTTCAGCGACGCCGGTGCCGATATCATCGACGTTTCCAGCGGCCAGGTTTCCCACGCCGCCAAACCACTGCCCGGGCGCATGTTCCAGACGCCGCTGTCGGACCGCATCCGCAACGAGGGCAACATTGCCACCATGGCGGTGGGCAATATCTACGAGGTGGATCACGTCAACAGCATTATCGCGGCCGGCCGTGCGGACCTGGTCTGCCTGGCCCGGCCCCACCTGGCTGACCCCAACTGGACCCTCCGCGCCTCGGCGGAGATGGGCCACCGCGGCATCGGGGTAGCGGAACAGCGCCAGTACTTCATGGGATACCGTCAGTTGCACGTCAATCTGCAGCGCGCGCGGGAAAATGCGGCAGATCAATAA
- the trhO gene encoding oxygen-dependent tRNA uridine(34) hydroxylase TrhO: protein MTGTIVAALYKFVTLDDYQALREPLLDVCTAAGVKGTLLLASEGINGTIAGSRAGVDTVLAWLRADPRMASLEHKESVDQAPPFYRMKVKLKREIVTMGIEGIDPNRQVGTYVTPQEWNALVEDPEVLVIDTRNDYECDIGSFRGAVDPRTTTFREFPRYVREQLDPARHRRVAMFCTGGIRCEKASAFMLSEGFEEVYHLQGGVLKYLEEIPEADSTWEGECFVFDNRVAVNHRLEKGHYEQCHGCRHPITHSDMDSPHYQHGVCCPHCYQHLSSEQKVRFAERQKQVELAAARGEQHVGAQPPARQQSGRERPGRGVAETG, encoded by the coding sequence ATGACCGGGACCATTGTTGCCGCGCTCTACAAGTTCGTTACCCTGGACGACTACCAGGCATTGCGGGAGCCGCTACTGGATGTCTGCACGGCCGCCGGGGTCAAGGGCACGCTGCTGTTGGCCAGTGAGGGCATCAACGGCACTATCGCCGGTTCGCGCGCGGGGGTGGATACGGTGCTGGCCTGGCTGCGTGCCGATCCGCGGATGGCCTCACTGGAACACAAGGAATCGGTGGACCAGGCCCCACCCTTCTACCGGATGAAAGTGAAGCTCAAGCGGGAGATAGTCACCATGGGAATCGAGGGAATCGATCCCAACCGGCAGGTCGGTACCTATGTTACACCACAGGAATGGAATGCGTTGGTCGAGGACCCCGAGGTGCTGGTTATCGATACCCGCAATGATTACGAATGCGATATCGGCAGTTTCCGTGGTGCCGTCGATCCCCGTACCACCACCTTCCGCGAATTTCCCCGTTACGTGCGGGAGCAGTTGGACCCGGCCCGGCATCGCCGGGTGGCGATGTTCTGTACCGGCGGCATACGCTGTGAAAAAGCCTCTGCGTTCATGCTGAGCGAGGGTTTCGAGGAGGTCTACCACCTGCAGGGTGGTGTGCTGAAGTACCTGGAGGAGATCCCGGAAGCAGACAGTACCTGGGAGGGCGAGTGCTTCGTCTTCGACAACCGGGTGGCGGTCAATCACCGGCTGGAGAAGGGGCACTACGAGCAATGCCATGGTTGCAGGCACCCGATAACCCACAGTGACATGGACTCCCCGCATTACCAGCACGGCGTCTGCTGCCCCCACTGCTACCAGCACCTGAGCAGCGAGCAGAAGGTCCGGTTTGCCGAGCGCCAGAAACAGGTTGAACTCGCAGCCGCGCGCGGGGAGCAGCATGTTGGTGCCCAGCCGCCGGCGCGCCAGCAAAGCGGCCGCGAACGGCCGGGCAGGGGAGTGGCGGAGACCGGTTAA
- a CDS encoding MarR family winged helix-turn-helix transcriptional regulator: MQAVSTKRDALVYRIDEVLVALRRVIRATDLHSRHLAKTTGLTSPQILLLQTIRDQGQVTIGQLATDISLSQATVTSILDRLEKRGLVYRERSCTDKRKVHAHLTNAGMEVLKHAPVPLQEQFTREFGELEEWEQAMIISSLQRIAGMMDKGQLSASSVLDIGILEDCPADPAEDHRQRQAVGE; encoded by the coding sequence ATGCAGGCTGTTTCCACCAAACGGGACGCTCTCGTGTACCGGATCGATGAGGTGCTGGTAGCCCTGCGCCGGGTAATCCGGGCCACCGACCTCCATTCCCGTCACCTGGCCAAGACCACGGGCCTGACTTCGCCCCAGATCCTGCTGCTGCAGACCATCCGTGACCAGGGGCAGGTGACCATTGGCCAGCTCGCCACCGACATCAGCCTCAGCCAGGCCACAGTGACCTCGATCCTTGACCGGCTGGAGAAACGCGGGCTGGTGTACCGCGAGCGGTCCTGCACCGACAAGCGTAAGGTGCACGCACACCTGACCAATGCCGGCATGGAGGTACTCAAGCATGCCCCGGTACCGCTGCAGGAGCAGTTCACCCGCGAATTCGGGGAGCTGGAAGAATGGGAGCAGGCCATGATCATTTCCTCGCTGCAGCGCATCGCCGGAATGATGGACAAGGGGCAGCTCAGCGCCTCGTCGGTGCTCGACATCGGCATTCTGGAAGACTGCCCGGCGGATCCGGCCGAAGACCACCGTCAGCGTCAGGCTGTGGGGGAATAG
- the sthA gene encoding Si-specific NAD(P)(+) transhydrogenase: protein MKKYDYDVLVIGSGPAGESAALNAAKHNKHAAVIEDRPMVGGGCTHKGTIPSKALRHAVKQLMRFNTGKLFREIGHSRQIPYPTALSAAAGVIEKQVEMRSKFYARNGIDLHLGTARFIDAHTVAVLQKDGSTEHLSGQDIVIATGSRPYRPQDVDFDHPRIYDSDTILDLKHTPRKILIYGAGVIGCEYASIFSGLSIKVELINSFDNLLAFLDDEISVALNYHLRDRGVMVRHREEYERVEATENGVILHLKSGKHLHGDALLWCNGRTGNTDALNLAAVGLEADERGQLQVDNHYQTSVPNLYAVGDVIGWPSLASAAYDQGRSAAAVSRGKEVTRFVDDVPTGIYTIPEISSVGRTERELTDARVPFEVGRAFFKDTARGQISGEDVGMLKILFCPETLRILGIHCFGAEATEIIHIGQAIMKQEGTGNTLRYFISTTFNYPTMAEAYRIAALNGINRLASY, encoded by the coding sequence ATGAAAAAATACGATTACGATGTTCTGGTCATAGGCAGCGGGCCGGCTGGCGAAAGCGCTGCGTTGAACGCCGCCAAGCACAACAAGCATGCCGCCGTGATCGAGGACCGGCCGATGGTCGGCGGTGGCTGCACCCACAAAGGCACCATCCCTTCCAAGGCCCTGCGCCACGCAGTCAAGCAACTGATGCGCTTCAACACCGGCAAACTGTTCCGGGAGATCGGCCACAGCCGGCAGATACCCTACCCCACCGCGCTGTCTGCGGCCGCAGGTGTGATAGAAAAACAGGTGGAGATGCGCAGCAAATTCTACGCCCGCAACGGGATTGACCTGCATCTGGGCACGGCGCGCTTCATCGACGCACATACTGTCGCGGTTCTGCAGAAGGACGGCAGCACCGAACACCTGAGTGGCCAGGACATCGTAATTGCCACCGGTTCCCGCCCCTATCGCCCACAGGATGTGGATTTCGATCATCCCCGAATCTACGACAGCGACACCATACTCGACCTGAAACACACGCCCCGCAAGATCCTGATCTACGGCGCCGGCGTCATCGGTTGCGAATACGCCTCCATTTTCAGTGGCCTGAGCATCAAGGTGGAACTGATCAACAGCTTTGACAACCTGCTGGCCTTCCTCGACGATGAGATTTCAGTCGCGCTGAACTACCATCTGCGGGACCGGGGCGTGATGGTGCGCCACAGGGAAGAATACGAACGGGTCGAGGCCACGGAAAACGGCGTGATATTGCACCTGAAGTCGGGTAAGCACCTGCATGGCGATGCGCTGCTGTGGTGCAACGGCCGCACAGGCAACACCGACGCGCTCAATCTCGCCGCGGTCGGCCTGGAAGCCGACGAGCGGGGCCAGCTGCAGGTGGACAACCACTACCAGACCAGCGTGCCGAACCTCTATGCGGTGGGTGATGTCATCGGCTGGCCCAGCCTGGCCAGCGCTGCCTACGACCAGGGGCGCTCCGCCGCGGCCGTGTCGCGGGGCAAAGAAGTCACCCGCTTCGTGGACGATGTCCCCACCGGCATCTATACCATTCCGGAAATCAGCTCTGTGGGCAGGACAGAACGGGAACTGACTGACGCCCGTGTCCCTTTCGAGGTCGGCCGCGCATTTTTCAAGGACACCGCCAGGGGCCAGATTTCGGGCGAAGATGTGGGCATGCTGAAAATCCTGTTCTGCCCCGAAACCCTGCGCATCCTCGGGATACACTGTTTTGGTGCAGAGGCCACGGAAATTATCCACATCGGCCAGGCCATCATGAAACAGGAGGGCACGGGCAACACCCTGCGCTACTTTATATCCACCACTTTCAACTACCCGACCATGGCTGAAGCCTATCGAATCGCCGCCCTCAATGGCATCAACCGGCTCGCGTCCTATTGA